The following are encoded together in the Serratia sp. UGAL515B_01 genome:
- a CDS encoding MepB family protein, translating into MLGNSKDVEGTWFADPMKGSIPVQLSDIINDVLLPAGICISQPQRETESGEYGACQFEVEGKRVLFRVANTTPTKLGQFVTMWKRPRAQDEIMPIDYDDGIEFVLVSVFDHTHRGLFIFNKYVLAKKGVMSVKGKEGKRAIRVYAPWVKPIVKQAITTQEWQLQHFVSAASGEVNFNKLKALLTLDNWVKGHPLTIDSLF; encoded by the coding sequence ATGTTGGGAAATAGTAAAGACGTTGAAGGGACTTGGTTTGCCGATCCGATGAAGGGGAGCATTCCCGTTCAACTTTCCGATATAATAAACGACGTGTTATTGCCCGCCGGGATCTGCATATCGCAACCTCAACGAGAAACTGAGAGCGGCGAGTATGGCGCCTGTCAGTTTGAGGTGGAAGGCAAGCGAGTCTTATTCCGCGTCGCTAATACAACCCCAACTAAACTCGGGCAATTTGTGACCATGTGGAAAAGACCGCGTGCACAGGATGAGATTATGCCCATCGATTATGACGATGGCATTGAGTTCGTATTAGTGAGCGTCTTTGATCATACTCATCGGGGTCTCTTTATCTTCAACAAATATGTGCTGGCGAAAAAGGGGGTCATGTCAGTGAAGGGCAAAGAGGGGAAAAGAGCCATTCGCGTTTATGCTCCTTGGGTTAAACCCATTGTGAAACAAGCGATTACAACGCAAGAATGGCAGTTGCAGCACTTCGTTTCAGCAGCTTCCGGTGAAGTCAATTTTAATAAGCTCAAGGCGTTGCTAACACTAGATAATTGGGTTAAGGGACACCCCCTAACAATAGATAGTCTTTTCTAA